The Snodgrassella alvi wkB2 genome window below encodes:
- the mutY gene encoding A/G-specific adenine glycosylase yields the protein MNKQAVQEAEFAPRLVSWQRQHGRHGLPWQCREPYKVWLSEIMLQQTQVSTVLDYYPRFLAAFPDVRALAAADEDEVLGLWQGLGYYSRARNLHKAARQVISEFSGNFPHSRVELQSLCGVGRSTAAAIAAFCFDARETILDGNVKRVLCRVFALDGDIANKAFEDQLWRKAEALLPLNAVDMPAYIQGLMDLGATVCKRSKPICCSCPMNDLCQAYAQNRIAELPRKKKAVSVKNLSLYWLVLRNCDGAIFLHKRPAKGIWGGLWCVPCADSLDDLYKLAAKFGCTAEDLTEGIEFSHRLTHRQLLILPFAAQINTGQNAASSAIASEWVSADNLNAYGIPKPLYDYLNVKQSSLF from the coding sequence ATGAATAAACAAGCAGTGCAGGAAGCGGAGTTTGCTCCTCGCCTGGTAAGCTGGCAGCGTCAGCATGGCCGGCATGGTCTGCCATGGCAGTGTCGTGAACCATATAAGGTATGGTTATCGGAAATTATGTTGCAGCAAACGCAGGTGTCCACGGTACTTGATTATTATCCGCGCTTTCTGGCTGCATTTCCTGATGTCCGAGCACTGGCGGCGGCTGATGAAGATGAAGTGCTGGGTTTGTGGCAAGGGCTGGGCTACTACAGTCGTGCACGCAATTTGCATAAGGCTGCCAGGCAAGTTATATCTGAATTTTCGGGAAATTTTCCACACAGTCGTGTGGAATTACAATCTTTATGTGGTGTAGGTCGCAGTACGGCAGCAGCGATTGCTGCATTTTGCTTTGATGCACGCGAAACCATTCTGGATGGTAATGTAAAGCGGGTATTGTGCCGGGTTTTTGCTCTGGACGGTGATATTGCGAATAAAGCTTTTGAAGATCAGCTCTGGCGCAAAGCAGAAGCTTTGCTGCCACTTAATGCTGTAGATATGCCGGCTTATATTCAGGGGCTGATGGATTTGGGTGCAACGGTATGTAAGCGCAGTAAGCCAATATGCTGTTCATGTCCAATGAACGATCTGTGTCAGGCATATGCCCAGAACCGTATTGCTGAATTACCGCGTAAGAAAAAAGCTGTAAGTGTAAAAAATTTATCGTTATATTGGCTGGTTTTACGTAACTGCGATGGTGCGATATTTTTACATAAACGTCCTGCCAAAGGAATATGGGGTGGTTTATGGTGTGTACCATGTGCAGACAGTCTGGATGATTTGTATAAACTTGCTGCAAAGTTTGGTTGTACTGCTGAAGATTTAACTGAAGGTATTGAATTCAGTCATCGTTTAACTCATCGTCAATTGCTTATTCTGCCTTTTGCTGCTCAGATAAATACCGGGCAGAATGCTGCATCTTCTGCAATTGCTAGTGAGTGGGTATCAGCTGATAATCTGAATGCGTATGGTATCCCTAAACCGTTATATGATTATCTGAACGTAAAACAGAGCAGTCTTTTCTAA
- a CDS encoding DUF3592 domain-containing protein — MEKIEKILLSVAAIVFSVSIIVLTLSDAKFIFGLARHGEETSATVIDTKSHDEGRGRVAYILKVEYTDKYNKTYIKNDIKTYKNLNPGDKITIIYNKFSPQVADIKGNHNRKNNFSAELFASFMIIIAVIYYYQEFKSNPNYWKFKKRY; from the coding sequence ATGGAAAAAATAGAAAAAATACTCTTGTCAGTGGCTGCCATAGTTTTTAGCGTTTCGATTATAGTTTTAACTCTATCCGATGCGAAATTTATTTTCGGGCTTGCCAGACACGGGGAAGAAACATCAGCTACGGTAATAGATACCAAATCCCATGACGAAGGACGTGGGCGAGTCGCCTATATACTGAAAGTCGAATATACCGATAAATATAATAAAACCTATATCAAAAATGATATTAAAACCTATAAAAACTTAAATCCCGGCGATAAAATTACAATTATCTATAATAAATTTTCTCCTCAGGTAGCCGATATCAAAGGCAACCATAACCGTAAAAATAATTTTTCTGCAGAACTATTCGCCTCCTTTATGATTATCATTGCTGTAATTTATTATTATCAGGAATTTAAATCCAATCCAAATTATTGGAAATTTAAAAAAAGATATTAA
- a CDS encoding DUF3592 domain-containing protein: MAVTFSDAKIIFGLARHGEETLATIVTSESYVYRNREYYLVTAEFTDKYNKTYITNTIKTENSLKPGDKITIIYNKFSPQVADRKDNSLRKKKFNINLYICFIFIILTIQGYQEFKSSPNFWRSKRKYKHKL; encoded by the coding sequence ATGGCTGTAACTTTCTCCGATGCGAAAATTATTTTCGGACTTGCCAGACATGGGGAAGAAACATTAGCTACGATAGTAACTAGCGAATCCTATGTCTATAGAAATCGTGAATATTATTTAGTAACAGCCGAATTTACTGATAAATATAATAAAACTTATATTACAAATACTATCAAAACCGAAAATAGCTTGAAGCCTGGCGATAAAATTACAATTATTTATAATAAATTTTCTCCTCAAGTTGCCGATCGCAAAGACAACAGTTTGCGCAAAAAGAAATTTAATATAAATTTATATATTTGCTTTATTTTTATTATTCTTACAATTCAAGGGTATCAGGAATTCAAATCCAGTCCAAATTTTTGGAGATCCAAAAGAAAATATAAGCATAAGCTTTAA
- a CDS encoding helix-hairpin-helix domain-containing protein: protein MAFTETEKAALLTVKGVGEKVIMRLEQMGIDSLDKLALANPQDITEQAASLVGSSCWKNSPQAKAAITMAVDFARGKIQK, encoded by the coding sequence ATGGCATTTACTGAAACTGAAAAAGCGGCTTTGCTTACTGTAAAAGGGGTAGGAGAAAAGGTAATTATGCGTCTGGAGCAGATGGGTATTGATTCATTGGATAAGCTTGCCCTTGCAAACCCGCAGGATATCACTGAGCAGGCAGCCAGTCTGGTTGGCAGCAGCTGCTGGAAAAATAGTCCGCAAGCCAAAGCAGCTATCACTATGGCAGTAGATTTTGCGCGCGGAAAAATTCAGAAATGA
- a CDS encoding glycerate kinase type-2 family protein — protein sequence MLSHDNAISFLQQLFRYTIEEASPVNKMSNWLPQTNPCGRVIVVGAGKAAAAMAAEWERIWPQDYPPLSGVVVTRYGHTTPTKHIKVLEASHPLPDSAGQTAAQALLNAVSGLNPQDQVYYLVSGGASALTTLPVSSITLADKQYINRQLLSNGVPIDAMNTLRKHLSRIKGGRLAAAAAPAHITTLAISDVVGDDISTIGSGAGVPDPTTLADIKRIVNQYKIDLPASVIAYLNKADAETPKNLPNSSAHIIINPDQVFTAVQNWAINQEVEVLYLGDRIGGEAREVAQVIAGIALFQQNRHQRSKPLLILSGGETTVTLNRQQGRGGRNTEFLLALAIALNGANNIYALAADTDGIDGSEDNAGAWITPDTLLRAEQGGISAQDMLNNHNAYDFFSTTGQLLVTTPTLTNINDFRAILVL from the coding sequence ATGCTCAGCCACGACAATGCCATCAGCTTTTTACAGCAATTATTTCGCTATACGATCGAAGAAGCCAGTCCGGTGAATAAAATGAGTAACTGGTTACCACAGACCAATCCATGCGGACGAGTGATAGTTGTCGGTGCAGGCAAAGCTGCTGCTGCCATGGCAGCTGAATGGGAAAGAATATGGCCGCAAGACTATCCGCCATTATCCGGTGTCGTTGTTACCCGCTACGGACACACTACCCCTACAAAGCATATCAAAGTACTCGAAGCCAGTCATCCCCTGCCGGACTCTGCCGGACAGACTGCTGCTCAGGCCTTACTTAATGCTGTTAGCGGATTAAATCCGCAGGATCAGGTTTATTATCTCGTTTCAGGTGGCGCTTCCGCTCTGACCACACTGCCTGTTAGCAGCATCACACTGGCTGATAAGCAATATATTAACCGCCAGTTACTTAGTAATGGTGTTCCCATAGACGCCATGAATACACTGCGGAAACATCTTTCCCGCATCAAAGGCGGTCGACTGGCTGCCGCAGCAGCACCAGCACATATCACCACCCTGGCTATTTCAGATGTAGTTGGTGATGATATCAGTACCATAGGCTCCGGCGCAGGTGTGCCCGATCCTACCACGCTGGCTGATATTAAACGTATCGTTAATCAATACAAAATCGACCTCCCTGCAAGTGTTATCGCCTATTTAAACAAAGCTGATGCAGAAACACCTAAAAATCTTCCAAACAGCAGTGCTCATATAATTATTAACCCTGATCAGGTATTTACTGCCGTGCAAAATTGGGCAATCAATCAGGAAGTTGAAGTACTGTATCTGGGAGACCGTATAGGTGGCGAAGCACGGGAAGTGGCTCAGGTGATAGCCGGAATCGCTCTGTTTCAGCAAAACCGGCATCAGCGCAGTAAACCTTTGCTGATTCTCAGCGGTGGAGAAACCACTGTTACCCTAAACCGGCAACAAGGACGCGGTGGTCGTAACACTGAATTTTTACTGGCACTGGCTATTGCTCTGAATGGAGCAAACAATATTTATGCACTGGCGGCCGATACAGATGGTATTGATGGCAGCGAAGATAATGCCGGAGCATGGATAACACCTGATACATTACTCCGTGCTGAACAGGGCGGAATATCAGCACAAGACATGCTGAATAATCATAATGCATATGATTTTTTTAGCACAACCGGACAACTACTGGTGACAACCCCGACATTAACCAATATCAATGACTTTCGTGCGATCTTAGTGCTGTAA
- a CDS encoding translocation/assembly module TamB domain-containing protein — MAETTINSGETPVPATLPSLPPRKPRWKSWLKTSLYSLLALFIIIVALLCWLIGTESGLRFGVHTVPKWFGVHIQTKNLTGTIWRGFSGTDIHVSHRDFDLSIDKVRLDWNNRELWRRRFHVRLLDVGKINYIDHSVPKPKPVPTLPNSISLPLQVIIDNIQLGGFTLGKKETPVLLASQASYTFDYHKHQLILSELNTPWQNIHGNAAITTQTPFILSGQLNGSGTIDKTAVESAALIKGSLQQPDIFARLDGGNIHFRTHAIIRPYALQLNHKIISLNLQSRHINPAAFNANLPFADLNLNLDLAPVNNGKGQLAGHIKLGNEQPLAYNDAKHGGLPVRSIEGDINIDNNGKLILPALTTRLLQQGQIITRGNIDSASRQLDINSQLLRIYASDALATPLPGSLNGHIRVSGSFNGLTTQWLLSSEKGDSEGSIQIITDEQKHQQTLILDKLNITPNGGGSFNAKGSLALYQNKAIQLAINSNNFNPAKVNSDFPAGSINGHINVNGQLAQQPAIQVDMLWHNSILSGAPLSGKAVIRYRNQHLEQASINLNAGPNRIATNGSFGKKGDKLNLDINAPNLGLFGLGMKGLLSTKGFIAGEPKKITANLTGAARNLQIAQLLNINQLDFKLLGSPDINQPLLVNLNADHISIAGSTSEKPTVINSTDIKINGRGSQHQLQGSSNLTLDGKAYHFNLSAHGGLDQHYQWRGRVNALDISGALNLKLLNPIQLEAGTEHVSMQNARWAALNGNLTLNNLNWDKDKGLITRGSASNLALHELHNVIELPVEQNLIIGGDWNFSYSRHMQGYLKLYQQGGDITLPQHQQKLGLQNVRLDAQFQNGHINNHLSGITRYGTTDATLVITPDNNGKVSTAPISGRIKLDSPDLSTIRNLLPIGMQLKGNMHAEAGISGHLNEPLLNGTLTGNNLYYRDQANGTILENGNLKSHFQGRRWLIDNLSFARRDGTIKLSGVVDMTKLTPDINVTAHFDHYNIFDQINRRLTISGNTQLLYTIAHGIVLNGKLKVDKGLFGMQKSGMPQLDDDVVVLGREKTAEQQRPTPIRLNLDLDMNDAFRFSAEGIDVLLGGQLTATANPGSTVQIVGTVNVVRGQYKAYGQDLVIQQGSTISFVGPMDNPNLKIRAKRRYSQVGAGVEALGRLDSPRINLIANEAMSEKDKLSWLILNRPSSGSAGDEAAIAAAASAWLAGGLNDKLGLLDEIGLTSQQTRNSQTGEMNPAEQAITIGKHLSNNLYISYLYGIESATQTVSITYQISRALQSIVRVGTGSAGGEIRYTHRFD, encoded by the coding sequence ATGGCTGAAACTACTATCAACTCAGGCGAAACACCAGTTCCCGCCACGCTGCCTTCCTTACCCCCGCGTAAACCACGCTGGAAATCATGGCTGAAAACCAGTCTGTATTCTCTGCTGGCTTTGTTTATTATTATTGTGGCACTATTATGCTGGCTGATTGGTACAGAATCCGGTCTGCGTTTTGGTGTACATACTGTCCCGAAATGGTTTGGGGTGCACATCCAGACAAAAAATCTGACCGGCACTATCTGGCGCGGGTTTTCCGGCACAGATATTCACGTCAGCCATCGCGATTTTGATTTATCCATAGATAAAGTACGTCTTGACTGGAATAATCGTGAATTATGGCGACGTCGCTTCCACGTACGGCTGCTCGATGTTGGTAAAATTAATTATATAGACCATAGTGTACCCAAACCCAAGCCCGTTCCTACCCTACCCAACAGCATCAGTCTGCCATTACAAGTTATTATTGATAACATTCAGCTTGGTGGATTCACACTGGGTAAAAAAGAAACGCCAGTTTTGCTTGCCAGCCAGGCCAGTTACACTTTTGACTATCACAAACATCAGCTTATTCTCAGTGAGCTGAATACACCATGGCAGAACATCCACGGCAATGCAGCCATTACCACTCAGACACCCTTTATACTGAGCGGACAGCTGAACGGAAGCGGCACCATTGATAAAACTGCGGTTGAAAGTGCTGCGCTCATCAAAGGTAGTCTGCAACAGCCAGATATATTTGCCCGCCTGGACGGCGGAAATATTCATTTCCGTACCCATGCCATCATCAGACCGTATGCACTGCAACTCAATCATAAAATCATCAGCCTGAATCTTCAAAGCCGCCATATTAATCCGGCTGCTTTTAATGCAAACTTACCATTTGCCGATCTGAATCTCAATTTAGATCTGGCACCCGTAAACAACGGCAAAGGTCAGCTTGCCGGACATATTAAGCTTGGGAATGAACAGCCACTGGCCTACAACGATGCCAAACATGGCGGTTTACCTGTACGCAGTATTGAAGGTGACATTAACATCGATAATAACGGCAAACTTATCTTACCGGCATTAACTACACGTCTGCTTCAGCAGGGACAAATCATCACCCGCGGAAATATCGATAGTGCATCCAGACAACTCGATATCAACAGCCAATTATTACGTATTTACGCCAGCGATGCTCTGGCTACACCACTACCCGGTTCACTTAATGGTCATATTCGTGTATCCGGCAGTTTCAACGGTCTGACTACCCAATGGCTTCTGTCCAGTGAAAAAGGCGACAGCGAGGGTTCGATTCAGATTATTACTGATGAACAGAAACATCAGCAAACCCTGATACTCGATAAACTGAACATCACCCCCAATGGCGGCGGCAGCTTTAATGCCAAAGGCAGTCTGGCACTGTATCAGAATAAAGCAATCCAGCTGGCCATTAACAGCAACAATTTTAATCCCGCCAAAGTTAATTCAGATTTTCCGGCAGGCAGTATCAACGGACATATCAACGTTAACGGACAATTGGCACAACAACCTGCCATTCAGGTTGACATGCTCTGGCATAACAGCATTCTTTCCGGTGCACCTCTTTCAGGCAAAGCCGTCATCCGCTATCGCAATCAGCATCTGGAACAGGCCAGTATTAACCTGAATGCCGGCCCGAACCGGATAGCTACCAATGGCAGTTTTGGTAAAAAAGGTGACAAGCTTAATCTTGATATCAATGCACCCAATCTGGGATTATTCGGATTAGGCATGAAAGGTTTGCTCAGCACCAAAGGCTTTATCGCCGGAGAACCCAAAAAAATTACAGCAAATCTTACTGGTGCGGCACGCAACCTGCAAATTGCTCAACTACTTAACATTAATCAGCTGGATTTTAAACTTCTTGGATCACCTGATATTAATCAGCCATTACTGGTTAACCTGAATGCAGATCATATTAGCATCGCCGGCAGCACCAGCGAAAAACCCACAGTCATTAACAGCACCGACATTAAAATCAATGGCCGCGGCAGCCAGCATCAGCTTCAGGGTAGCAGCAATCTGACTCTGGATGGCAAAGCTTACCATTTTAATCTCAGTGCGCATGGTGGTCTGGACCAGCATTATCAGTGGCGCGGACGAGTTAATGCTCTGGATATAAGTGGCGCACTTAATTTGAAACTGCTCAATCCTATTCAGCTTGAGGCCGGAACCGAGCATGTCAGCATGCAAAATGCACGCTGGGCTGCATTGAACGGTAACTTAACTCTGAATAATCTGAACTGGGATAAAGATAAAGGTCTGATTACCCGTGGTTCAGCCAGCAATCTGGCTTTGCACGAATTACACAACGTCATAGAATTACCCGTTGAGCAAAACCTGATCATTGGTGGTGACTGGAACTTCAGTTACAGTCGCCACATGCAGGGCTATCTGAAACTATACCAGCAGGGCGGTGACATTACCCTGCCACAGCATCAGCAGAAACTTGGCTTACAAAATGTACGTCTGGATGCACAATTCCAGAACGGTCATATCAATAATCATCTGAGTGGTATTACCCGTTATGGAACTACAGATGCCACACTGGTTATTACTCCTGACAATAACGGCAAAGTCAGTACTGCCCCCATCAGCGGACGTATAAAACTTGATAGCCCTGATCTGAGCACTATTCGCAATCTTCTGCCCATTGGTATGCAGCTTAAGGGCAATATGCATGCCGAAGCCGGCATCAGCGGACATCTGAATGAACCTCTGCTTAATGGTACGCTTACCGGTAATAACCTTTACTACCGAGATCAGGCCAACGGCACTATTCTTGAAAACGGCAACCTTAAAAGCCACTTTCAGGGGCGGCGCTGGTTAATTGACAATCTTAGTTTTGCGCGCCGTGACGGAACTATTAAACTCAGTGGCGTAGTAGATATGACCAAACTCACTCCAGATATTAACGTTACTGCCCACTTTGACCATTACAATATATTTGATCAGATAAACCGTCGCCTTACCATAAGCGGAAATACTCAGCTACTGTATACTATTGCACACGGAATTGTTCTGAACGGCAAACTAAAAGTCGATAAAGGTCTCTTTGGTATGCAAAAATCAGGAATGCCACAGTTAGATGACGATGTTGTCGTACTGGGTCGCGAAAAGACAGCAGAACAGCAACGTCCTACACCGATCCGGCTCAATCTTGATTTAGACATGAATGATGCTTTCCGTTTCAGTGCTGAAGGGATTGACGTTCTGCTTGGCGGTCAGCTTACTGCTACTGCCAATCCGGGCAGCACAGTTCAAATTGTAGGTACAGTAAACGTTGTCCGCGGACAATATAAAGCTTACGGACAGGATCTGGTTATTCAGCAAGGGAGTACCATTTCTTTCGTAGGTCCGATGGATAATCCCAATTTGAAAATACGTGCCAAACGCCGTTATTCACAGGTTGGTGCGGGTGTTGAAGCACTCGGACGGCTGGATAGCCCGCGTATTAATCTGATAGCCAATGAAGCCATGAGTGAAAAAGACAAACTATCGTGGCTGATACTCAATCGTCCCAGCAGCGGCAGCGCCGGTGACGAAGCCGCCATTGCAGCTGCGGCCAGTGCCTGGCTTGCCGGAGGCCTGAATGACAAGCTTGGTTTACTTGACGAAATCGGCCTTACCAGCCAGCAAACCCGAAATAGTCAGACTGGCGAAATGAATCCTGCAGAACAGGCCATCACAATCGGCAAACATCTGTCTAACAATCTTTATATCAGCTATCTGTATGGAATTGAAAGTGCGACCCAGACCGTCAGCATTACTTATCAGATTAGCCGTGCACTGCAAAGCATTGTGCGCGTAGGTACCGGATCGGCCGGAGGTGAAATCCGCTATACCCACCGTTTTGATTAA
- a CDS encoding LysR family transcriptional regulator, giving the protein MDTLQSMWVFRYVVELGSFTKAAEFMDISTAMASKHLHHLEKNIQAKLLNRTSRRISLTEAGQEYYHRCVEALDTLTEAKRVAQAGTVKPQGLLKITAPNWCASRQFGEILSEYRQQFPEVSLSINLDSRRTDLVAEGIDLALRVTNNPEPNLIVKPITRIDFLWVASPKYLQKYGMPHTVADLKQHYGLLPQYVHLDLPLIPACTSNSALLIHKMALNHMGLAYLPEWMVREDIQQKRLEIIEHIACPESHTLYAAYMNREFLSAKVRSFIDFLAEKFETTKNR; this is encoded by the coding sequence ATGGACACATTACAAAGCATGTGGGTTTTCCGTTACGTAGTAGAGTTAGGCAGCTTCACTAAAGCAGCTGAATTTATGGATATTTCTACTGCGATGGCCAGTAAACACCTGCATCATCTGGAAAAAAACATTCAGGCTAAACTACTCAACCGTACCAGCCGTCGCATCAGCCTTACCGAAGCCGGACAGGAATACTATCATCGCTGTGTAGAAGCACTGGATACACTTACCGAAGCCAAACGTGTTGCACAGGCTGGTACGGTCAAACCGCAGGGCTTACTTAAAATTACCGCTCCTAACTGGTGTGCTTCACGCCAGTTTGGTGAAATTCTATCAGAATACCGGCAGCAATTTCCGGAGGTAAGTTTATCCATCAACCTGGACAGCCGGCGTACCGATCTGGTTGCAGAGGGTATCGATCTTGCTTTACGTGTCACCAATAACCCTGAACCCAATCTCATTGTTAAACCCATTACCCGCATTGATTTTTTATGGGTAGCCAGCCCGAAATATCTGCAAAAATACGGCATGCCGCATACTGTAGCAGACCTGAAACAGCATTATGGTCTGTTACCACAATACGTTCATCTTGATTTACCGCTTATTCCTGCCTGTACCAGTAACAGTGCTCTGCTAATACACAAGATGGCGCTTAATCATATGGGACTGGCATACTTGCCTGAATGGATGGTGAGAGAAGATATACAACAAAAACGTTTAGAAATCATCGAACACATCGCTTGTCCGGAAAGCCATACACTGTATGCAGCCTATATGAATCGTGAATTTCTCAGCGCTAAAGTGCGTAGTTTTATTGATTTTCTGGCAGAAAAATTTGAAACTACTAAAAACCGCTAA
- the mgtA gene encoding magnesium-translocating P-type ATPase, protein MKKFKKIISQPVVIKAVLESRNSLDRTLSNLQTSLNGLTEQDVKERLISFGNNDVAHDKAPSVWLQLLLAFKNPFIFVLLALALVSFFTDYLIPLHNGEETSVSGITIILVMVLLSGVLSFWQEYRSNKAAQALKSMISTTATVVRRSHRDINAEQLEVPIKEVVPGDIILLSAGDMVPADVRLIESRDLFISQAVLTGESIPVEKSDTLGMNSSLAIEEQPLSADPLDAENICFMGTNIVSGTAKAVVVATGNDTYFGSLAKSIVGTRSQTAFDRGVNSVSHLLIRFMLVLVPVVLLINGFTKGDWGDAALFALAVAVGLTPEMLPMIVSANLAKGAMAMARRKVVVKRLSAIQNFGSMDILCTDKTGTLTQDKIILEHYTNIHGNNDSEVLQLAWLNSSYQSGMKNLMDKAIVRFAQEPENRAGISDGGYHKIDELPFDFIRRRLSVVLQDEEQRHVLICKGAVEEMLSISSRVYEHGEYLPLDAARREQLLALAESYNKEGFRVLAIGKKYITAEAQKEQYAVADETELTLFGFLTFLDPPKDSAAQAIAALSENGVAVKVLTGDNAIVTRKICYEVGIEAGQPLLGSEIEALSDEVLKPLLEKHTVFAKLTPLQKSRIIRLLQENGHTVGFLGDGINDAPALRDADVGISVDTATDIAKESADIILLEKSLMVLEEGVIKGRETFGNIIKYLNMTASSNFGNVFSVLFASAFLPFLPMLAIQLLIQNLLYDFSQLSLPWDKMDEEFLRKPRKWDVSNISRFMLFIGPISSIFDISTFALMWFVFHANAPEVQNLFHSGWFVEGLLSQTLVVHMLRTRRIPFVQSTAALPVLLMTGLIMAIGIYIPFSPISSWIGLVPLPWQYFPWLVLTLGCYCVVTQIVKRWYIRRFGQWF, encoded by the coding sequence ATGAAAAAATTTAAAAAAATCATTTCTCAACCAGTAGTAATCAAGGCTGTGCTGGAGTCCCGCAATAGTCTTGACCGTACGCTGTCTAATTTACAGACCAGTTTAAATGGTCTGACTGAGCAGGATGTTAAAGAAAGACTGATCAGTTTTGGCAATAATGATGTAGCGCACGATAAAGCACCATCAGTCTGGCTGCAATTATTACTAGCCTTTAAAAATCCGTTTATTTTTGTTTTACTGGCGCTGGCTTTGGTAAGCTTTTTCACTGATTATCTGATTCCTTTGCATAATGGCGAAGAAACCAGTGTAAGCGGTATTACAATAATTCTGGTAATGGTTCTGCTCAGTGGTGTACTCAGTTTCTGGCAGGAATATCGTTCCAATAAAGCTGCACAGGCGCTGAAATCTATGATCAGCACCACTGCCACAGTAGTGCGCCGCAGCCATAGAGATATCAATGCAGAACAGCTTGAAGTACCGATTAAAGAAGTAGTACCGGGAGATATTATTTTGTTATCTGCCGGCGATATGGTACCGGCTGATGTGCGTCTGATTGAATCACGTGATTTGTTTATCAGTCAGGCTGTACTGACCGGTGAGTCTATTCCGGTAGAGAAATCTGATACTCTTGGTATGAATAGCTCGCTAGCTATTGAAGAGCAGCCATTATCAGCTGATCCGCTGGATGCAGAAAACATCTGCTTTATGGGTACTAATATTGTCAGTGGTACGGCTAAAGCTGTGGTTGTGGCAACAGGAAATGATACCTATTTTGGCTCTCTGGCCAAATCCATTGTCGGTACACGCAGCCAGACTGCGTTTGATCGCGGTGTAAACAGTGTAAGCCATCTGCTGATTCGTTTTATGCTGGTTCTGGTACCGGTGGTGTTGCTGATTAATGGCTTCACTAAGGGGGACTGGGGTGATGCTGCCCTGTTTGCACTTGCTGTTGCTGTCGGGCTGACTCCTGAGATGCTGCCCATGATTGTCAGTGCCAATCTGGCTAAAGGTGCTATGGCCATGGCACGGCGTAAGGTAGTGGTAAAACGCCTGAGTGCTATTCAGAATTTCGGTTCAATGGATATTTTATGTACAGATAAAACCGGTACATTAACTCAGGATAAAATTATTCTTGAGCATTACACGAATATTCATGGCAATAATGATAGTGAAGTTTTGCAACTGGCCTGGTTAAACAGTTCCTATCAGAGCGGTATGAAAAATCTGATGGATAAAGCCATTGTGCGTTTTGCACAGGAGCCTGAAAACAGGGCGGGTATCAGCGATGGTGGTTATCATAAAATTGATGAATTACCGTTTGATTTTATTCGCCGGCGTTTATCTGTGGTTTTACAGGATGAAGAACAGCGCCATGTGCTGATTTGTAAGGGCGCAGTGGAAGAAATGCTGTCTATTTCCAGCCGTGTTTATGAGCACGGAGAATATTTGCCATTAGATGCAGCGCGGCGGGAACAATTGCTGGCTTTAGCTGAAAGCTATAATAAGGAAGGCTTTCGGGTACTGGCGATTGGTAAAAAATACATTACTGCTGAAGCCCAGAAAGAACAATATGCAGTTGCTGATGAAACTGAGCTTACTCTGTTCGGCTTTCTGACATTTCTTGATCCGCCGAAAGACAGTGCTGCACAGGCTATTGCTGCGCTGAGTGAAAATGGTGTGGCTGTTAAGGTTTTAACTGGTGATAATGCGATTGTTACCCGTAAGATTTGTTATGAAGTAGGAATTGAAGCCGGACAGCCTTTACTAGGTAGTGAAATTGAGGCTCTAAGTGATGAGGTACTGAAACCTCTGCTGGAAAAACATACTGTATTCGCCAAACTAACACCATTACAGAAATCACGGATTATTCGTCTGCTTCAGGAAAACGGACATACAGTCGGTTTTCTTGGTGACGGTATCAATGATGCTCCGGCTCTGCGCGATGCCGATGTCGGTATTTCTGTGGATACGGCTACTGATATTGCCAAAGAATCGGCTGATATTATTCTGCTGGAAAAAAGTCTGATGGTATTGGAAGAGGGGGTAATCAAAGGACGTGAAACCTTTGGCAATATTATTAAATATCTGAATATGACTGCCAGCTCTAATTTTGGCAATGTGTTTTCAGTATTGTTTGCCAGTGCGTTCCTGCCGTTTCTGCCTATGCTGGCTATTCAGTTACTGATTCAGAATCTTCTGTATGATTTTTCTCAGCTATCATTGCCGTGGGATAAAATGGATGAGGAATTTTTGCGTAAACCGCGTAAATGGGATGTATCCAATATCAGCCGTTTTATGCTGTTTATCGGTCCTATTTCCTCTATATTTGATATCAGTACTTTTGCGCTGATGTGGTTTGTGTTCCATGCTAATGCGCCGGAAGTGCAGAATCTGTTTCATTCCGGCTGGTTTGTAGAAGGTTTATTGTCACAGACTCTGGTAGTACATATGCTGCGTACCCGCAGAATACCGTTTGTACAAAGTACTGCTGCTTTACCGGTATTGCTGATGACAGGGTTAATTATGGCTATTGGTATTTATATTCCGTTTTCGCCGATTAGCAGCTGGATCGGGCTGGTACCGCTGCCATGGCAATATTTCCCCTGGCTGGTACTGACACTGGGTTGTTACTGTGTTGTGACTCAGATAGTGAAACGCTGGTATATTCGCCGTTTCGGACAATGGTTCTGA